The following are from one region of the Gambusia affinis linkage group LG02, SWU_Gaff_1.0, whole genome shotgun sequence genome:
- the emilin1b gene encoding EMILIN-1b isoform X4 produces the protein MNRNWCAFVLTKTVSCVVEDGVETYVKPDYHPCSWGSAQCSRVVVYRTYMRPRYKVAYKTVTEMEWKCCHGYSGADCSVGPAGRAGSHTSNGAGTGSGFGTGQNGGRQDREEIRKLEEKIQRLTEKLQDFQSTMNEHLHHEPGRPGKNPADAAPPEIKETIHSIQTKLDQLDNRTKAHDKTLVSINNHLVNGKGNDLDGDVSPGGLSREQLGSLKESILKELERRVLLSCSSCQAGVEDLWRQQRQDQERIRALEKQLNDADVRHRQDAESFRLELQRSQRCCTTINDLQNRITDAENKISSASESFNVLLDRLRPGSDKGESQGGGGASGGGGATTAGGGATGGATGGRGVSEGDGASGGGGGLSDVGLNLLKDLERRINSSILQVCSHLEADLREFVQRELDDLRTAFSHRFDDRTFRIEDVELEVEQLQSNLLEQDRRISALENQTAESRRRTEECHCTGGGGASGAGGGEGEVIGADTGEGFTRSYGGGAGSAGSGGGTGGGLSAGRENTTKKSLEWRVVANEGQIRHFNTRLKDLSVSGDSLHDRVLDLSHDVRAIKSLTGDNGENFNRIVMEVETLGQDCELCSRVEAELQNLRNRSQDLSTMQEALQNLENRVGSIQTRLDSEGGGCSRVCSLLQDDVRRCSERCGTGTGTRTGTDSFTAGDGSTGVPAAGGFGPSLDAEKPLDGHSVIGGSFNSNQLKTLQVELSDIIFTFGSINDTLKGLEHGVQKHGSVITDLGNTKDKIISELDKIQQEVTEHVQRSQEQLDRTDRDVRRLESMLVAEMGDCRRSGDGLEKRLSKLEGVCARLDGVSDSISKVKEGLNHHVSGLWSHVSSLNQTLIQHGGILDSVQKNQERVQSRVKSLNSSLAQVQKELQTGQTGQTGLPGPPGEKGLMGLPGPQGPPGLPGQKGDVGVRGFPGPKGEPGLPGVDAHRPRLSFSAGLTALKETPGTVVFNKVFVNEGNFYNPVTGVFTAPVDGHYYFSAVLTGHKNEKIEAVLAKSNYSVARVDSGGYQPEDLEAKPVAESKVTSGSLAVFSLVLPLQRGDTVCVDLVRGRLPHSVEPLTVVNGMLLYENL, from the exons GAACTGGTGCGCGTTCGTCCTCACTAAGACGGTGAGCTGCGTGGTGGAGGACGGTGTGGAGACCTACGTGAAGCCCGACTACCACCCTTGCAGCTGGGGCAGCGCCCAGTGCAGCCGGGTCGTGGT CTACCGGACCTACATGAGGCCGCGCTACAAAGTGGCCTACAAAACCGTGACGGAGATGGAGTGGAAGTGTTGCCACGGTTACAGCGGAGCGGACTGCAGTGTCGGTCCAGCTGGCAGAGCAGGAAGTCACACGTCCAACGGAGCggggacaggaagtggttttgGAACTGGACAAAATGGAG GACGACAGGACCGGGAGGAAATCAGGAAGTTGGAGGAAAAGATCCAGAGGCTGACGGAGAAGCTGCAGGATTTCCAGTCCACCATGAATGAACACCTCCACCACGAACCTGGCAGACCCGGAAAAAACCCTGCAGACGCTGCACCGCCCGAAATCAAAGAGACGATCCACAGCATTCAGACCAAACTGGACCAGCTGGACAACCGAACCAAG GCTCATGATAAAACTCTGGTGAGCATTAACAACCACCTGGTGAACGGGAAGGGAAACGATCTGGACGGAGACGTTTCCCCTGGAGGACTGAGCAGAGAGCAGCTGGGCTCCCTGAAGGAGAGCATCCTGAAGGAGCTGGAGCGCAGAGTGCTGCTGTCCTGCTCCTCCTGTCAG GCCGGCGTGGAGGACCTGTGGCGCCAGCAGCGACAGGACCAGGAGAGAATCCGCGCTCTGGAGAAGCAGCTGAACGACGCCGACGTTCGCCACCGACAGGACGCCGAAAGTTTTCGACTGGAGCTGCAGCGCTCCCAGAGATGCTGCACCACCATCAACGACTTGCAAAACCGCATAACCGACGCCGAAAACAAGATCAGCTCAGCCTCAGAGAGCTTCAACGTCCTGCTGGACCGCCTGAGGCCCGGCAGCGACAAAGGAGAGTCCCAGGGAGGGGGAGGAGccagtggaggaggaggggcaACTACTGCAGGGGGAGGAGCTACAGGTGGGGCAACTGGAGGGAGAGGGGTTAGTGAAGGAGACGGGGCTAGTGGAGGAGGCGGTGGTTTGAGCGATGTTGGGTTGAACCTCCTGAAGGACTTGGAGCGCCGCATCAACAGCAGTATTCTGCAGGTCTGCTCTCACCTGGAGGCCGACCTGAGGGAGTTTGTCCAGAGAGAGCTGGACGACCTGCGGACGGCGTTCTCACACCGCTTCGACGACCGCACCTTCAGGATCGAAGACGTGGAGCTGGAGGTGGAACAGCTGCAGAGCAACCTGCTGGAGCAGGACAGGAGAATATCAGCGCTGGAGAACCAAACGgcagagagcaggaggaggacgGAGGAGTGCCACTGCACAGGCGGGGGAGGGGCTTCTGGAGCAGGTGGAGGTGAAGGAGAAGTAATAGGCGCAGACACTGGGGAAGGTTTCACCAGATCATATGGAGGTGGAGCAGGAAGCGCTGGATCAGGTGGAGGAACAGGTGGAGGTTTATCTGCCGGGAGAGAAAACACGACCAAGAAATCTCTGGAGTGGAGAGTCGTGGCCAACGAGGGTCAGATTCGACACTTCAACACTCGACTGAAGGACCTGTCGGTGTCTGGAGACTCTCTGCATGACCGG GTTCTGGACCTGAGCCACGATGTTCGGGCGATCAAGTCGCTGACCGGTGACAACGGCGAGAACTTCAACCGCATCGTGATGGAGGTGGAGACGCTGGGCCAGGACTGTGAGCTGTGCAGCCGCGTGGAGGCGGAGCTGCAGAACCTCCGGAACCGGTCCCAGGACCTGAGCACCATGCAGGAGGCGCtgcagaacctggagaaccgcGTCGGCTCCATCCAGACCCGGCTGGACTCGGAGGGCGGCGGCTGCAGCCGGGTCTGCTCTCTGCTGCAGGACGACGTCCGGAGATGCTCGGAGCGCTGCGGGACCGGAACCGGTACCAGAACCGGAACTGACTCCTTCACAG CAGGTGACGGATCCACTGGCGTTCCGGCCGCCGGGGGCTTCGGGCCGAGCCTGGACGCAGAGAAGCCTTTAGATGGCCACAGCGTGATCGGAGGATCCTTCAACAGCAACCAGCTGAAGACGCTGCAGGTCGAGCTCAGCGACATCATCTTCACCTTCGGCTCCATCAACGACACGCTGAAGGGCCTGGAGCACGGCGTGCAGAAACACGGCAGCGTCATCACGGACCTGG GAAACACCAAGGACAAGATCATCTCTGAGCTGGACAAGATTCAGCAGGAAGTGACGGAGCACGTCCAGAGGAGCCAGGAGCAGCTGGACCGGACGGACCGGGACGTCCGTCGCCTCGAGAGCATGCTGGTGGCGGAGATGGGCGACTGCCGGCGCTCCGGAGACGGGCTGGAGAAGAGACTGTCCAAGCTGGAGGGGGTCTGCGCCAGGCTGGACGGCGTCTCCGACTCCATCTCCAAGGTCAAAGAAG GCCTGAATCACCACGTGTCGGGTTTGTGGAGCCACGTTTCCAGCCTGAACCAGACCCTCATCCAACATGGAGGAATCCTGGACTCTGTTCAGAAGAACCAGGAGCGGGTCCAGAGCAGGGTGAAGAGCCTGAACTCCAGCCTGGCCCAGGTCCAGAAAGAGCTGCAGACTGGGCAGACTGGGCAGACTG GCCTTCCAGGGCCTCCAGGAGAGAAAGGCCTGATGGGGCTGCCGGGCCCCCAAGGGCCCCCCGGACTTCCTGGGCAGAAAGGAGACGTCGGCGTCCGAGGATTTCCAG gtcCTAAAGGTGAACCAG GTCTTCCAGGTGTGGACGCTCACAGACCCAGGCTGTCGTTCTCTGCAGGCCTCACCGCTCTGAAGGAAACGCCGGGAACCGTCGTCTTTAACAAAGTCTTCGTCAACGAGGGCAACTTCTACAACCCGGTGACAG GTGTTTTCACCGCCCCAGTGGACGGACACTACTACTTCAGCGCCGTCCTGACGGGACACAAGAACGAGAAGATCGAAGCGGTTCTGGCCAAGTCCAACTACAGCGTGGCCCGGGTGGACTCAGGGGGGTACCAGCCCGAAGACCTGGAGGCCAAGCCGGTGGCCGAGTCAAAGGTCACCAGCGGCTCGCTGGCCGTGTTCAGCCTGGTGCTGCCGCTGCAGCGCGGCGACACGGTGTGCGTGGACCTGGTGAGGGGGAGGCTGCCCCATTCCGTGGAGCCGCTCACCGTCGTCAACGGCATGCTGCTGTATGAAAACTTATGA
- the emilin1b gene encoding EMILIN-1b isoform X3 gives MGAIPLLLLVLWICEHARSTFPMRASYSLYADGHTHAHGARAASRHRNWCAFVLTKTVSCVVEDGVETYVKPDYHPCSWGSAQCSRVVVYRTYMRPRYKVAYKTVTEMEWKCCHGYSGADCSVGPAGRAGSHTSNGAGTGSGFGTGQNGGRQDREEIRKLEEKIQRLTEKLQDFQSTMNEHLHHEPGRPGKNPADAAPPEIKETIHSIQTKLDQLDNRTKAHDKTLVSINNHLVNGKGNDLDGDVSPGGLSREQLGSLKESILKELERRVLLSCSSCQAGVEDLWRQQRQDQERIRALEKQLNDADVRHRQDAESFRLELQRSQRCCTTINDLQNRITDAENKISSASESFNVLLDRLRPGSDKGESQGGGGASGGGGATTAGGGATGGATGGRGVSEGDGASGGGGGLSDVGLNLLKDLERRINSSILQVCSHLEADLREFVQRELDDLRTAFSHRFDDRTFRIEDVELEVEQLQSNLLEQDRRISALENQTAESRRRTEECHCTGGGGASGAGGGEGEVIGADTGEGFTRSYGGGAGSAGSGGGTGGGLSAGRENTTKKSLEWRVVANEGQIRHFNTRLKDLSVSGDSLHDRVLDLSHDVRAIKSLTGDNGENFNRIVMEVETLGQDCELCSRVEAELQNLRNRSQDLSTMQEALQNLENRVGSIQTRLDSEGGGCSRVCSLLQDDVRRCSERCGTGTGTRTGTDSFTAGDGSTGVPAAGGFGPSLDAEKPLDGHSVIGGSFNSNQLKTLQVELSDIIFTFGSINDTLKGLEHGVQKHGSVITDLGNTKDKIISELDKIQQEVTEHVQRSQEQLDRTDRDVRRLESMLVAEMGDCRRSGDGLEKRLSKLEGVCARLDGVSDSISKVKEGLNHHVSGLWSHVSSLNQTLIQHGGILDSVQKNQERVQSRVKSLNSSLAQVQKELQTGQTGLPGPPGEKGLMGLPGPQGPPGLPGQKGDVGVRGFPGPKGEPGLPGVDAHRPRLSFSAGLTALKETPGTVVFNKVFVNEGNFYNPVTGVFTAPVDGHYYFSAVLTGHKNEKIEAVLAKSNYSVARVDSGGYQPEDLEAKPVAESKVTSGSLAVFSLVLPLQRGDTVCVDLVRGRLPHSVEPLTVVNGMLLYENL, from the exons GAACTGGTGCGCGTTCGTCCTCACTAAGACGGTGAGCTGCGTGGTGGAGGACGGTGTGGAGACCTACGTGAAGCCCGACTACCACCCTTGCAGCTGGGGCAGCGCCCAGTGCAGCCGGGTCGTGGT CTACCGGACCTACATGAGGCCGCGCTACAAAGTGGCCTACAAAACCGTGACGGAGATGGAGTGGAAGTGTTGCCACGGTTACAGCGGAGCGGACTGCAGTGTCGGTCCAGCTGGCAGAGCAGGAAGTCACACGTCCAACGGAGCggggacaggaagtggttttgGAACTGGACAAAATGGAG GACGACAGGACCGGGAGGAAATCAGGAAGTTGGAGGAAAAGATCCAGAGGCTGACGGAGAAGCTGCAGGATTTCCAGTCCACCATGAATGAACACCTCCACCACGAACCTGGCAGACCCGGAAAAAACCCTGCAGACGCTGCACCGCCCGAAATCAAAGAGACGATCCACAGCATTCAGACCAAACTGGACCAGCTGGACAACCGAACCAAG GCTCATGATAAAACTCTGGTGAGCATTAACAACCACCTGGTGAACGGGAAGGGAAACGATCTGGACGGAGACGTTTCCCCTGGAGGACTGAGCAGAGAGCAGCTGGGCTCCCTGAAGGAGAGCATCCTGAAGGAGCTGGAGCGCAGAGTGCTGCTGTCCTGCTCCTCCTGTCAG GCCGGCGTGGAGGACCTGTGGCGCCAGCAGCGACAGGACCAGGAGAGAATCCGCGCTCTGGAGAAGCAGCTGAACGACGCCGACGTTCGCCACCGACAGGACGCCGAAAGTTTTCGACTGGAGCTGCAGCGCTCCCAGAGATGCTGCACCACCATCAACGACTTGCAAAACCGCATAACCGACGCCGAAAACAAGATCAGCTCAGCCTCAGAGAGCTTCAACGTCCTGCTGGACCGCCTGAGGCCCGGCAGCGACAAAGGAGAGTCCCAGGGAGGGGGAGGAGccagtggaggaggaggggcaACTACTGCAGGGGGAGGAGCTACAGGTGGGGCAACTGGAGGGAGAGGGGTTAGTGAAGGAGACGGGGCTAGTGGAGGAGGCGGTGGTTTGAGCGATGTTGGGTTGAACCTCCTGAAGGACTTGGAGCGCCGCATCAACAGCAGTATTCTGCAGGTCTGCTCTCACCTGGAGGCCGACCTGAGGGAGTTTGTCCAGAGAGAGCTGGACGACCTGCGGACGGCGTTCTCACACCGCTTCGACGACCGCACCTTCAGGATCGAAGACGTGGAGCTGGAGGTGGAACAGCTGCAGAGCAACCTGCTGGAGCAGGACAGGAGAATATCAGCGCTGGAGAACCAAACGgcagagagcaggaggaggacgGAGGAGTGCCACTGCACAGGCGGGGGAGGGGCTTCTGGAGCAGGTGGAGGTGAAGGAGAAGTAATAGGCGCAGACACTGGGGAAGGTTTCACCAGATCATATGGAGGTGGAGCAGGAAGCGCTGGATCAGGTGGAGGAACAGGTGGAGGTTTATCTGCCGGGAGAGAAAACACGACCAAGAAATCTCTGGAGTGGAGAGTCGTGGCCAACGAGGGTCAGATTCGACACTTCAACACTCGACTGAAGGACCTGTCGGTGTCTGGAGACTCTCTGCATGACCGG GTTCTGGACCTGAGCCACGATGTTCGGGCGATCAAGTCGCTGACCGGTGACAACGGCGAGAACTTCAACCGCATCGTGATGGAGGTGGAGACGCTGGGCCAGGACTGTGAGCTGTGCAGCCGCGTGGAGGCGGAGCTGCAGAACCTCCGGAACCGGTCCCAGGACCTGAGCACCATGCAGGAGGCGCtgcagaacctggagaaccgcGTCGGCTCCATCCAGACCCGGCTGGACTCGGAGGGCGGCGGCTGCAGCCGGGTCTGCTCTCTGCTGCAGGACGACGTCCGGAGATGCTCGGAGCGCTGCGGGACCGGAACCGGTACCAGAACCGGAACTGACTCCTTCACAG CAGGTGACGGATCCACTGGCGTTCCGGCCGCCGGGGGCTTCGGGCCGAGCCTGGACGCAGAGAAGCCTTTAGATGGCCACAGCGTGATCGGAGGATCCTTCAACAGCAACCAGCTGAAGACGCTGCAGGTCGAGCTCAGCGACATCATCTTCACCTTCGGCTCCATCAACGACACGCTGAAGGGCCTGGAGCACGGCGTGCAGAAACACGGCAGCGTCATCACGGACCTGG GAAACACCAAGGACAAGATCATCTCTGAGCTGGACAAGATTCAGCAGGAAGTGACGGAGCACGTCCAGAGGAGCCAGGAGCAGCTGGACCGGACGGACCGGGACGTCCGTCGCCTCGAGAGCATGCTGGTGGCGGAGATGGGCGACTGCCGGCGCTCCGGAGACGGGCTGGAGAAGAGACTGTCCAAGCTGGAGGGGGTCTGCGCCAGGCTGGACGGCGTCTCCGACTCCATCTCCAAGGTCAAAGAAG GCCTGAATCACCACGTGTCGGGTTTGTGGAGCCACGTTTCCAGCCTGAACCAGACCCTCATCCAACATGGAGGAATCCTGGACTCTGTTCAGAAGAACCAGGAGCGGGTCCAGAGCAGGGTGAAGAGCCTGAACTCCAGCCTGGCCCAGGTCCAGAAAGAGCTGCAGACTGGGCAGACTG GCCTTCCAGGGCCTCCAGGAGAGAAAGGCCTGATGGGGCTGCCGGGCCCCCAAGGGCCCCCCGGACTTCCTGGGCAGAAAGGAGACGTCGGCGTCCGAGGATTTCCAG gtcCTAAAGGTGAACCAG GTCTTCCAGGTGTGGACGCTCACAGACCCAGGCTGTCGTTCTCTGCAGGCCTCACCGCTCTGAAGGAAACGCCGGGAACCGTCGTCTTTAACAAAGTCTTCGTCAACGAGGGCAACTTCTACAACCCGGTGACAG GTGTTTTCACCGCCCCAGTGGACGGACACTACTACTTCAGCGCCGTCCTGACGGGACACAAGAACGAGAAGATCGAAGCGGTTCTGGCCAAGTCCAACTACAGCGTGGCCCGGGTGGACTCAGGGGGGTACCAGCCCGAAGACCTGGAGGCCAAGCCGGTGGCCGAGTCAAAGGTCACCAGCGGCTCGCTGGCCGTGTTCAGCCTGGTGCTGCCGCTGCAGCGCGGCGACACGGTGTGCGTGGACCTGGTGAGGGGGAGGCTGCCCCATTCCGTGGAGCCGCTCACCGTCGTCAACGGCATGCTGCTGTATGAAAACTTATGA
- the emilin1b gene encoding EMILIN-1b isoform X1 — MGAIPLLLLVLWICEHARSTFPMRASYSLYADGHTHAHGARAASRHRNWCAFVLTKTVSCVVEDGVETYVKPDYHPCSWGSAQCSRVVVYRTYMRPRYKVAYKTVTEMEWKCCHGYSGADCSVGPAGRAGSHTSNGAGTGSGFGTGQNGGRQDREEIRKLEEKIQRLTEKLQDFQSTMNEHLHHEPGRPGKNPADAAPPEIKETIHSIQTKLDQLDNRTKAHDKTLVSINNHLVNGKGNDLDGDVSPGGLSREQLGSLKESILKELERRVLLSCSSCQAGVEDLWRQQRQDQERIRALEKQLNDADVRHRQDAESFRLELQRSQRCCTTINDLQNRITDAENKISSASESFNVLLDRLRPGSDKGESQGGGGASGGGGATTAGGGATGGATGGRGVSEGDGASGGGGGLSDVGLNLLKDLERRINSSILQVCSHLEADLREFVQRELDDLRTAFSHRFDDRTFRIEDVELEVEQLQSNLLEQDRRISALENQTAESRRRTEECHCTGGGGASGAGGGEGEVIGADTGEGFTRSYGGGAGSAGSGGGTGGGLSAGRENTTKKSLEWRVVANEGQIRHFNTRLKDLSVSGDSLHDRVLDLSHDVRAIKSLTGDNGENFNRIVMEVETLGQDCELCSRVEAELQNLRNRSQDLSTMQEALQNLENRVGSIQTRLDSEGGGCSRVCSLLQDDVRRCSERCGTGTGTRTGTDSFTAGDGSTGVPAAGGFGPSLDAEKPLDGHSVIGGSFNSNQLKTLQVELSDIIFTFGSINDTLKGLEHGVQKHGSVITDLGNTKDKIISELDKIQQEVTEHVQRSQEQLDRTDRDVRRLESMLVAEMGDCRRSGDGLEKRLSKLEGVCARLDGVSDSISKVKEGLNHHVSGLWSHVSSLNQTLIQHGGILDSVQKNQERVQSRVKSLNSSLAQVQKELQTGQTGQTGLPGPPGEKGLMGLPGPQGPPGLPGQKGDVGVRGFPGPKGEPGLPGVDAHRPRLSFSAGLTALKETPGTVVFNKVFVNEGNFYNPVTGVFTAPVDGHYYFSAVLTGHKNEKIEAVLAKSNYSVARVDSGGYQPEDLEAKPVAESKVTSGSLAVFSLVLPLQRGDTVCVDLVRGRLPHSVEPLTVVNGMLLYENL, encoded by the exons GAACTGGTGCGCGTTCGTCCTCACTAAGACGGTGAGCTGCGTGGTGGAGGACGGTGTGGAGACCTACGTGAAGCCCGACTACCACCCTTGCAGCTGGGGCAGCGCCCAGTGCAGCCGGGTCGTGGT CTACCGGACCTACATGAGGCCGCGCTACAAAGTGGCCTACAAAACCGTGACGGAGATGGAGTGGAAGTGTTGCCACGGTTACAGCGGAGCGGACTGCAGTGTCGGTCCAGCTGGCAGAGCAGGAAGTCACACGTCCAACGGAGCggggacaggaagtggttttgGAACTGGACAAAATGGAG GACGACAGGACCGGGAGGAAATCAGGAAGTTGGAGGAAAAGATCCAGAGGCTGACGGAGAAGCTGCAGGATTTCCAGTCCACCATGAATGAACACCTCCACCACGAACCTGGCAGACCCGGAAAAAACCCTGCAGACGCTGCACCGCCCGAAATCAAAGAGACGATCCACAGCATTCAGACCAAACTGGACCAGCTGGACAACCGAACCAAG GCTCATGATAAAACTCTGGTGAGCATTAACAACCACCTGGTGAACGGGAAGGGAAACGATCTGGACGGAGACGTTTCCCCTGGAGGACTGAGCAGAGAGCAGCTGGGCTCCCTGAAGGAGAGCATCCTGAAGGAGCTGGAGCGCAGAGTGCTGCTGTCCTGCTCCTCCTGTCAG GCCGGCGTGGAGGACCTGTGGCGCCAGCAGCGACAGGACCAGGAGAGAATCCGCGCTCTGGAGAAGCAGCTGAACGACGCCGACGTTCGCCACCGACAGGACGCCGAAAGTTTTCGACTGGAGCTGCAGCGCTCCCAGAGATGCTGCACCACCATCAACGACTTGCAAAACCGCATAACCGACGCCGAAAACAAGATCAGCTCAGCCTCAGAGAGCTTCAACGTCCTGCTGGACCGCCTGAGGCCCGGCAGCGACAAAGGAGAGTCCCAGGGAGGGGGAGGAGccagtggaggaggaggggcaACTACTGCAGGGGGAGGAGCTACAGGTGGGGCAACTGGAGGGAGAGGGGTTAGTGAAGGAGACGGGGCTAGTGGAGGAGGCGGTGGTTTGAGCGATGTTGGGTTGAACCTCCTGAAGGACTTGGAGCGCCGCATCAACAGCAGTATTCTGCAGGTCTGCTCTCACCTGGAGGCCGACCTGAGGGAGTTTGTCCAGAGAGAGCTGGACGACCTGCGGACGGCGTTCTCACACCGCTTCGACGACCGCACCTTCAGGATCGAAGACGTGGAGCTGGAGGTGGAACAGCTGCAGAGCAACCTGCTGGAGCAGGACAGGAGAATATCAGCGCTGGAGAACCAAACGgcagagagcaggaggaggacgGAGGAGTGCCACTGCACAGGCGGGGGAGGGGCTTCTGGAGCAGGTGGAGGTGAAGGAGAAGTAATAGGCGCAGACACTGGGGAAGGTTTCACCAGATCATATGGAGGTGGAGCAGGAAGCGCTGGATCAGGTGGAGGAACAGGTGGAGGTTTATCTGCCGGGAGAGAAAACACGACCAAGAAATCTCTGGAGTGGAGAGTCGTGGCCAACGAGGGTCAGATTCGACACTTCAACACTCGACTGAAGGACCTGTCGGTGTCTGGAGACTCTCTGCATGACCGG GTTCTGGACCTGAGCCACGATGTTCGGGCGATCAAGTCGCTGACCGGTGACAACGGCGAGAACTTCAACCGCATCGTGATGGAGGTGGAGACGCTGGGCCAGGACTGTGAGCTGTGCAGCCGCGTGGAGGCGGAGCTGCAGAACCTCCGGAACCGGTCCCAGGACCTGAGCACCATGCAGGAGGCGCtgcagaacctggagaaccgcGTCGGCTCCATCCAGACCCGGCTGGACTCGGAGGGCGGCGGCTGCAGCCGGGTCTGCTCTCTGCTGCAGGACGACGTCCGGAGATGCTCGGAGCGCTGCGGGACCGGAACCGGTACCAGAACCGGAACTGACTCCTTCACAG CAGGTGACGGATCCACTGGCGTTCCGGCCGCCGGGGGCTTCGGGCCGAGCCTGGACGCAGAGAAGCCTTTAGATGGCCACAGCGTGATCGGAGGATCCTTCAACAGCAACCAGCTGAAGACGCTGCAGGTCGAGCTCAGCGACATCATCTTCACCTTCGGCTCCATCAACGACACGCTGAAGGGCCTGGAGCACGGCGTGCAGAAACACGGCAGCGTCATCACGGACCTGG GAAACACCAAGGACAAGATCATCTCTGAGCTGGACAAGATTCAGCAGGAAGTGACGGAGCACGTCCAGAGGAGCCAGGAGCAGCTGGACCGGACGGACCGGGACGTCCGTCGCCTCGAGAGCATGCTGGTGGCGGAGATGGGCGACTGCCGGCGCTCCGGAGACGGGCTGGAGAAGAGACTGTCCAAGCTGGAGGGGGTCTGCGCCAGGCTGGACGGCGTCTCCGACTCCATCTCCAAGGTCAAAGAAG GCCTGAATCACCACGTGTCGGGTTTGTGGAGCCACGTTTCCAGCCTGAACCAGACCCTCATCCAACATGGAGGAATCCTGGACTCTGTTCAGAAGAACCAGGAGCGGGTCCAGAGCAGGGTGAAGAGCCTGAACTCCAGCCTGGCCCAGGTCCAGAAAGAGCTGCAGACTGGGCAGACTGGGCAGACTG GCCTTCCAGGGCCTCCAGGAGAGAAAGGCCTGATGGGGCTGCCGGGCCCCCAAGGGCCCCCCGGACTTCCTGGGCAGAAAGGAGACGTCGGCGTCCGAGGATTTCCAG gtcCTAAAGGTGAACCAG GTCTTCCAGGTGTGGACGCTCACAGACCCAGGCTGTCGTTCTCTGCAGGCCTCACCGCTCTGAAGGAAACGCCGGGAACCGTCGTCTTTAACAAAGTCTTCGTCAACGAGGGCAACTTCTACAACCCGGTGACAG GTGTTTTCACCGCCCCAGTGGACGGACACTACTACTTCAGCGCCGTCCTGACGGGACACAAGAACGAGAAGATCGAAGCGGTTCTGGCCAAGTCCAACTACAGCGTGGCCCGGGTGGACTCAGGGGGGTACCAGCCCGAAGACCTGGAGGCCAAGCCGGTGGCCGAGTCAAAGGTCACCAGCGGCTCGCTGGCCGTGTTCAGCCTGGTGCTGCCGCTGCAGCGCGGCGACACGGTGTGCGTGGACCTGGTGAGGGGGAGGCTGCCCCATTCCGTGGAGCCGCTCACCGTCGTCAACGGCATGCTGCTGTATGAAAACTTATGA